Proteins from a genomic interval of Acomys russatus chromosome 19, mAcoRus1.1, whole genome shotgun sequence:
- the LOC127203226 gene encoding LOW QUALITY PROTEIN: CD177 antigen-like (The sequence of the model RefSeq protein was modified relative to this genomic sequence to represent the inferred CDS: inserted 1 base in 1 codon), with product MGLCVDIVIFACSNVGSEKSLILGSKGCSNAGDQEIKDVRVYSSGPGIVAASYVNFCDTDLCNGANSSSVLLASLSPSATFEPGTTKCPVCLELQGSCSHKSNFVFCPKGTGCYTSELKVQGGGLNAIFSIDGCLVFPASNLLEHRNPIGIFTVTEAPDLLTGDSFSHILVPRTSRAFMLGLXALLRPLFGGLCPLC from the exons ATGGGGCTGTGCGTGGACATTGTCATCTTCGCCTGCAGCAATGTAGGGA GTGAAAAATCTCTCATATTGGGGAGCAAAGGCTGCAGCAACGCTGGGGATCAGGAGATCAAAGATGTCAGGGTGTATTCCAGTGGACCCGGAATAGTGGCTGCCTCCTATGTCAACTTCTGTGACACTGATCTGTGCAACGGAGCTAACAGCAGCAGCGTCCTGCTcgcctccctttctccttcag CCACTTTTGAGCCAGGAACCACCAAGTGTCCAGTCTGCTTGGAGCTTCAGGGTTCCTGCTCCCACAAGTccaactttgtcttctgccctaAGGGCACTGGTTGCTATACAAGTGAACTCAAGGTTCAGGGAG GTGGGCTCAATGCCATTTTTAGCATCGATGGATGCCTGGTCTTTCCTGCCAGCAATTTATTGGAACACCGAAATCCAATCGGGATTTTCACCGTGACGGAAGCCCCTGATTTATTGACTGGAGATTCGTTTTCACATATACTTGTCCCTCGCACCTCCCGGGCGTTCATGTTAGGGC GGGCTCTTCTCCGCCCTTTGTTTGGAGGGCTTTGTCCTCTCTGCTGA